A single Apostichopus japonicus isolate 1M-3 chromosome 11, ASM3797524v1, whole genome shotgun sequence DNA region contains:
- the LOC139976036 gene encoding alpha-enolase-like — protein sequence MPITKIHARQIFDSRGNPTVEVDVTTNKGVFRAAVPSGASTGIHEALELRDKGDKFLGKGVSKAINNINTILAPALIAKDLDESQQEVVDKAMIQLDGTENKSKLGANAILGISLAVCKAGAAKKGVPLYRHIADLAGNTELILPCPAFNVINGGSHAGNKLAMQEFMLMPTGASSFSEAMQIGAECYQTLKKVIKEKYGQDATNVGDEGGFAPNILDNNEAMELLKVAVEKAGYTGKVQFAMDVAASEFYQDGKYNLDFKSKDSDKSQIITAEELGKIYQGFIANYPVVSIEDAFDQDDWSAWSSFMSQVSIQLVGDDLTVTNPKRIKTAITSKACNCLLLKVNQIGSITEAIEACKLSQSNGWGVMVSHRSGETEDTTIADLVVGLCTGQIKTGAPCRSERLAKYNQLLRIEEELGPGAKFAGVNFRNPMKS from the exons ATGCCTATCACAAAAATCCACGCACGTCAGATCTTTGACAGCAGGGGAAACCCCACAGTGGAGGTTGATGTAACCACAAACAAAG GTGTCTTCAGAGCTGCCGTACCCAGCGGTGCTTCTACAGGTATTCATGAGGCTCTAGAACTGCGTGACAAAGGTGACAAATTCCTTGGCAAAG gtGTGAGTAAAGcaataaataatatcaataccATCTTGGCACCCGCCCTCATTGCTAAG GATCTGGACGAGTCTCAGCAAGAAGTAGTCGACAAGGCTATGATACAACTGGATGGcacagaaaataaat CTAAGTTGGGTGCTAATGCTATCCTAGGTATTTCTCTAGCCGTCTGTAAAGCCGGCGCTGCCAAGAAGGGCGTTCCTCTCTACAGACACATCGCCGACCTGGCCGGTAATACTGAACTTATTCTTCCCTGCCCT GCTTTCAATGTCATCAACGGTGGTAGCCACGCTGGCAACAAACTAGCCATGCAGGAGTTTATGTTGATGCCGACAG GTGCAAGTAGCTTCTCAGAGGCAATGCAAATCGGTGCAGAATGTTACCAAACTCTGAAAAAAGTTATAAAAGAGAAATATGGACAAGATG CTACCAACGTCGGTGACGAGGGTGGCTTTGCACCCAATATTCTGGACAATAATGAAG CAATGGAGTTGCTGAAAGTAGCTGTGGAGAAAGCTGGCTACACGGGAAAAGTGCAGTTTGCAATGGACGTGGCTGCGTCGGAATTCTACCAAGACGGAAAGTACAACCTTGACTTTAAGAGCAAGGATTCAGATAAGTCCCAGATT ATCACTGCTGAAGAGCTTGGTAAAATTTACCAGGGTTTTATCGCAAATTATCCAG TCGTGTCCATCGAAGATGCTTTCGACCAGGATGATTGGTCAGCCTGGTCTAGCTTCATGTCTCAAGTCAGCATACAGCTGGTCGGGGACGATCTGACCGTAACCAACCCGAAGCGAATCAAGACCGCAATCACCTCTAAGGCGTGTAACTGCCTGCTACTGAAGGTGAACCAGATCGGTTCAATCACAGAGGCTATCGAAGC ATGCAAACTTTCCCAGAGCAATGGATGGGGAGTCATGGTGAGCCATCGCAGCGGGGAGACGGAGGATACCACTATCGCTGACCTGGTGGTGGGACTCTGTACTGGACAGATCAAGACTGGAGCACCATGTAGGTCAGAGAGACTGGCTAAATACAACCAGCTACTCAG AATTGAAGAAGAATTGGGACCAGGTGCCAAGTTTGCCGGCGTCAACTTCCGCAACCCGATGAAATCATAA